The Pseudomonas azotoformans genome has a segment encoding these proteins:
- a CDS encoding OprD family porin, with product MLKQRMSLIALGILSASTAMANDQDQSKGFIEDSHLNIAARNAYISRDYKNGKQDKAEWGQGFIGKLESGFTQGTVGVGVDVIGQYAIRLDGGKGRAGAGGIDFFKQGNGTTNPDGSNNPGSAPHDLAKGGAAVKFRVSNTVLKYGDQFPAVPVLQYDNSRLLSETYTGTSIVSKEIAGLQLDAGHFTKEARKSMEGTDSGRLKSIDYIGGSYKFTESLSAALYASDMQDVLKKQYVNVNYVLALPEKQSLTFDFNGYKTKLDKSFALENQKDENARDNKIWSLGATWAVGPHSFTVAHQRSTGDTGYLYGGYRNAGGIGDGGNTILLANSYWSDFNGKDERSWQLGYGIDFATFGVPGLTYNVAYVRGTNIDDGTNRGDGTEREIWNQFKYVVQSGPAKDLSLRARASWLRVSNNADQYNVGGNEIRLFADYPINVF from the coding sequence ATGTTGAAGCAACGGATGAGTCTGATCGCTCTGGGGATTTTGAGCGCATCGACAGCAATGGCAAACGACCAGGACCAGTCCAAGGGTTTTATCGAAGACAGCCACCTGAACATCGCCGCACGTAACGCCTACATCAGCCGTGACTACAAAAATGGCAAGCAAGATAAAGCCGAATGGGGCCAAGGCTTCATCGGTAAGCTCGAATCCGGTTTCACCCAAGGCACCGTCGGTGTGGGTGTGGACGTGATCGGCCAATACGCTATTCGTCTGGACGGCGGTAAAGGCCGCGCCGGCGCCGGCGGTATCGACTTCTTCAAACAGGGCAATGGCACCACCAACCCTGACGGCTCGAACAACCCTGGCTCGGCACCACACGACCTGGCCAAGGGCGGCGCTGCCGTGAAGTTCCGCGTTTCCAACACCGTGCTCAAGTACGGTGATCAGTTCCCGGCTGTACCTGTGCTGCAGTACGACAACTCCCGTCTGTTGTCGGAAACCTACACCGGTACCTCGATCGTTTCCAAAGAGATCGCCGGTCTGCAACTGGACGCGGGTCACTTCACCAAAGAAGCCCGTAAGAGCATGGAAGGCACCGACAGCGGTCGCCTGAAAAGCATCGACTACATCGGTGGTAGCTACAAATTCACCGAGAGCCTGTCGGCCGCGCTGTACGCCTCCGACATGCAGGACGTGCTGAAGAAGCAATACGTCAACGTCAACTACGTGCTAGCCCTGCCAGAGAAGCAGTCGCTGACTTTTGACTTCAACGGCTACAAAACCAAGCTGGACAAGAGCTTCGCGCTGGAAAACCAGAAAGACGAAAACGCGCGTGACAACAAAATCTGGAGCCTGGGCGCCACGTGGGCTGTTGGCCCGCACAGCTTCACCGTCGCTCACCAGCGCAGCACCGGCGACACCGGCTACCTGTACGGCGGCTATCGCAATGCCGGCGGTATCGGCGATGGCGGTAACACCATCTTGCTGGCCAACTCCTACTGGTCCGACTTCAACGGCAAGGACGAGCGTTCTTGGCAACTGGGCTACGGCATCGATTTCGCCACCTTCGGCGTACCAGGCCTGACCTACAACGTTGCCTACGTTCGCGGTACCAACATCGACGACGGTACCAACCGTGGCGATGGCACCGAGCGTGAAATCTGGAACCAGTTCAAATATGTGGTTCAGAGCGGTCCAGCCAAAGACCTGAGCCTGCGTGCTCGTGCCTCTTGGTTGCGCGTCTCCAACAACGCTGACCAGTACAACGTAGGCGGTAACGAAATCCGTCTGTTCGCCGACTACCCGATCAACGTTTTCTAA
- a CDS encoding TonB-dependent receptor, which produces MPAPRLTPITLGLSVLLSAGFACAATTLPETSISAEADEDDPRVKETSTATRTDTPVRYVPQAIDSVKTESLRSYGTNDLGQALSGIPNVSSGADTRFDSLRIRGFDASNDFYLDGIRDDSQYVRDLHNIERIEVLKGPAAVLYGRGGQGGIVNRVSKLPMAGHKSSIEAQGGSNDLRSLYADLSTDPTDNISLRLNMGNQDNNSFRDGVSGNRQLFAPSMNWQLTPDLNWLVQYEYSRYNRTPDRGIPGVNGRPADVNRSTTYFDNRDYIDDKSQSLRSKLAYELNDNWQLRQTLGVFKLDSDFDNTYQTAYVPANNSVTRQRWQQDLTTLNIFNNVELEGGFSTYGLEHRLLTGLELGSQRRDPKLYTATAVSRGGQAVPSLDLNQPNRNLSHTGRMSVSSNNHTEVESRALYVQDQLRLNDQWQVLGGLRYDRFEVDTKNKLTHAQQAVKSHSTSPRFGLVWTPLEHHSFYASWSKTFSPAGGGLIGITPNAAGSVNDLSPELTKQKEIGVKSDWLDDRLSTTLAVYELELYNRRTSDPLDRTITLLSGLQRSRGVELTATGKLVGNWYVRGGVGLQDAKVEKDNNGFEGKRVSDVAKRNASLFITWKPEMGWYAETGLTLVGDRYADSLNTVVLPGYGRWDALAGFRQKEWDVRAALNNIADKNYYASATSVAQIQPGEPRSLVVTGTYSF; this is translated from the coding sequence ATGCCTGCCCCTCGCCTGACGCCCATCACCCTTGGGCTTTCTGTTCTGCTGTCTGCCGGTTTTGCCTGTGCGGCCACGACTTTGCCCGAAACGTCGATCAGCGCCGAAGCTGACGAAGACGATCCGCGCGTCAAGGAAACCAGCACCGCCACTCGCACCGACACACCCGTGCGTTATGTGCCCCAGGCCATCGACTCGGTAAAGACCGAAAGCCTGCGGTCCTATGGCACCAATGACCTGGGCCAGGCGTTGAGCGGCATCCCTAACGTCAGCAGCGGCGCCGACACGCGCTTCGATAGCTTGCGCATCCGCGGTTTCGACGCGAGCAACGACTTCTATCTGGATGGCATTCGCGACGACAGCCAATATGTGCGCGACCTGCACAACATCGAGCGCATCGAAGTGCTCAAGGGGCCAGCAGCCGTGCTTTACGGGCGAGGCGGTCAGGGAGGGATCGTCAACCGCGTGAGCAAGCTGCCGATGGCCGGGCATAAATCGAGTATCGAAGCTCAGGGCGGCAGTAACGACTTGCGCAGTCTGTACGCCGACCTCAGCACTGACCCCACGGATAACATCAGCCTGCGCCTGAACATGGGCAACCAGGACAACAACAGCTTCCGCGACGGCGTCAGCGGCAATCGCCAGTTGTTCGCACCGTCCATGAACTGGCAACTCACGCCGGACCTGAACTGGCTGGTGCAATACGAATACAGCCGCTACAACCGCACGCCCGACCGTGGCATTCCCGGCGTCAATGGTCGCCCGGCGGATGTAAACCGCAGCACCACCTACTTTGATAACCGCGATTACATCGACGACAAATCCCAGTCGCTGCGCTCCAAGCTGGCCTATGAACTCAACGACAACTGGCAATTGCGCCAGACGCTCGGTGTGTTCAAGCTCGACAGTGATTTCGACAATACCTACCAAACCGCCTACGTGCCGGCGAACAACAGCGTCACGCGCCAGCGCTGGCAGCAAGACCTCACCACCCTCAATATCTTCAACAACGTCGAGCTCGAAGGTGGCTTCAGCACCTACGGCCTGGAACACCGCCTGCTGACCGGCCTCGAACTGGGCAGCCAGCGCCGCGATCCGAAGCTGTACACCGCCACTGCCGTCAGCCGAGGCGGCCAGGCCGTGCCGAGCCTGGACCTCAACCAGCCCAACCGCAACCTCAGCCATACCGGGCGCATGAGCGTGTCGAGCAACAACCACACCGAAGTCGAAAGCCGCGCACTTTATGTACAGGACCAACTGCGCCTGAATGATCAGTGGCAAGTCCTGGGCGGCCTGCGTTACGACCGCTTTGAAGTGGATACCAAGAACAAGCTGACCCACGCCCAGCAGGCTGTCAAAAGCCACAGCACCAGCCCGCGGTTCGGCCTGGTGTGGACGCCACTGGAGCACCACTCGTTCTACGCGTCGTGGAGCAAGACGTTTTCCCCAGCGGGGGGCGGCTTGATCGGTATCACCCCGAATGCTGCCGGCAGCGTCAACGACCTAAGCCCCGAGCTGACCAAGCAGAAGGAAATCGGGGTCAAGAGCGACTGGCTCGACGACCGCCTGAGCACCACCCTGGCGGTGTACGAGCTGGAACTCTACAACCGCCGCACCAGCGACCCGCTGGACCGCACCATCACCCTGCTCAGCGGCTTGCAGCGCTCACGCGGCGTGGAGCTGACCGCCACCGGCAAACTCGTCGGCAATTGGTATGTACGCGGCGGTGTCGGCCTGCAGGATGCCAAGGTCGAGAAGGACAACAACGGCTTCGAAGGCAAGCGCGTCAGCGATGTGGCCAAGCGCAATGCAAGCCTGTTCATCACCTGGAAGCCGGAAATGGGCTGGTACGCAGAAACCGGCCTGACGCTGGTGGGCGACCGCTATGCCGACAGCCTCAACACCGTGGTGTTGCCGGGTTATGGCCGTTGGGATGCGCTGGCCGGGTTCCGTCAGAAGGAATGGGACGTGAGGGCGGCGCTGAACAATATCGCGGACAAAAATTACTACGCATCGGCGACCAGTGTGGCGCAGATTCAGCCAGGTGAGCCGCGTAGCCTGGTGGTGACAGGTACCTACAGCTTCTGA
- a CDS encoding DUF1254 domain-containing protein, whose amino-acid sequence MSQSPTACLFALALAAFGSAHAQSSPEAAIPVGVDNFARAESDLYLGKMVATGSLGRFVHSREAVPIDAQNVVRMNRDTLYSSAVFDLDAGPVTIALPEAEGRFMSMAVINEDHYVPIVTYGAGRRTLTKEAVGTRYVFVAVRTFFDPTNRQDLKKVHGLQDAITVEQAKVGEFVVPKWDPASQAKVREALEVLGSTIPDYNQSFGPKGKVNPIHHLIGTATGWGGNPAKDAIYLGGVMPANDGKTVYRLKVGDVPVKSFWSVSVYNADGYFQQNPYDAYSLNNLTAQKSADGSIVIQFGGCDGKIANCLPTTPGWNYTVRLYQPSDEILSGQWRFPTPQPVAL is encoded by the coding sequence ATGTCTCAATCACCCACGGCCTGCCTCTTCGCCCTGGCGCTGGCTGCTTTTGGAAGTGCGCACGCTCAGTCATCCCCGGAGGCGGCGATACCGGTGGGTGTGGATAATTTTGCGCGTGCCGAGTCCGATCTCTACTTGGGCAAAATGGTTGCCACCGGCAGCTTGGGCCGCTTTGTTCATAGTCGCGAAGCCGTGCCCATCGACGCCCAGAATGTGGTGCGGATGAATCGGGACACACTCTATTCATCAGCGGTGTTCGACCTCGATGCCGGGCCCGTCACGATCGCCTTGCCTGAGGCCGAGGGGCGGTTCATGTCGATGGCTGTGATCAATGAAGACCACTACGTGCCCATCGTCACCTACGGCGCCGGTCGCCGGACGCTGACGAAAGAGGCGGTGGGCACGCGTTATGTGTTTGTCGCTGTGCGCACCTTCTTCGACCCCACGAACCGCCAAGACCTGAAAAAGGTGCATGGACTGCAGGACGCAATCACGGTCGAACAAGCCAAGGTTGGGGAGTTCGTCGTACCGAAGTGGGACCCGGCCAGCCAGGCTAAAGTGCGCGAAGCCCTTGAAGTGCTGGGCTCGACGATTCCCGACTACAACCAGTCGTTTGGTCCCAAGGGCAAGGTCAATCCGATTCATCACCTGATCGGCACGGCCACGGGATGGGGCGGCAACCCGGCCAAGGACGCCATCTACCTCGGCGGCGTGATGCCTGCGAACGACGGCAAGACCGTTTACCGACTCAAGGTCGGCGATGTTCCGGTGAAAAGCTTCTGGTCTGTCAGCGTTTACAACGCAGACGGCTACTTCCAGCAAAACCCGTATGACGCTTATTCGCTGAACAATTTAACCGCCCAGAAAAGTGCTGACGGCTCGATTGTCATCCAGTTCGGCGGCTGTGACGGAAAGATCGCCAATTGCCTGCCGACTACGCCCGGTTGGAACTACACGGTTCGGCTGTATCAGCCGAGTGACGAGATCTTGAGTGGCCAATGGCGTTTTCCGACGCCGCAGCCTGTCGCTCTCTAA
- a CDS encoding acid phosphatase: MNTHQMLLGLAGLIGAGLAFADEPVTQITDPHFKLAPGYLDAKDLPLRLALLGAPPKSDSAALARDEEARRAALSLRGTAREKLAAADAELAFPGPAQAFSCAMGTPITEKNTPHLYTLMQRTLTDAGGSTYAGKNAYNRTRPFVAHNEGTCRKDMEPLLRTDGSWPSGHSAAGWAWGLLLAEIQPARATELMTRGLSFGQSRVICDAHWQSDVDAGRIMGAATVASLHANPAFLADLAAAKEEVKAAQKAGLKPTQDCGAESVALSLTQH, encoded by the coding sequence ATGAACACACATCAGATGTTGCTGGGGCTGGCAGGCCTGATCGGCGCGGGGCTGGCGTTTGCCGACGAGCCCGTCACCCAGATCACAGACCCGCATTTCAAGCTTGCCCCTGGCTATCTTGACGCGAAGGATCTGCCATTGCGCCTGGCCTTGCTTGGCGCGCCACCCAAATCGGACTCCGCAGCCCTTGCACGGGATGAAGAAGCGCGGCGCGCTGCATTGTCGCTACGCGGCACAGCCCGGGAAAAACTTGCGGCGGCAGACGCGGAGCTGGCCTTCCCGGGCCCGGCACAAGCCTTCTCCTGCGCGATGGGTACACCGATCACCGAGAAAAACACGCCACATCTTTATACCTTGATGCAGCGCACCCTGACGGATGCCGGCGGCTCCACCTACGCCGGGAAGAACGCCTACAACCGCACCCGACCTTTCGTGGCACATAACGAAGGCACCTGCCGCAAGGATATGGAACCCCTGCTGCGCACGGATGGTTCCTGGCCGTCCGGCCACTCTGCTGCCGGTTGGGCCTGGGGACTGCTGCTGGCCGAGATTCAGCCGGCGCGCGCCACCGAGTTGATGACCCGTGGATTGTCCTTCGGCCAGAGCCGCGTCATCTGCGACGCACATTGGCAAAGCGACGTGGATGCCGGTCGCATCATGGGCGCGGCGACGGTGGCGAGCTTGCATGCCAATCCAGCGTTCCTGGCGGATTTGGCGGCGGCGAAGGAGGAGGTCAAGGCGGCTCAAAAAGCCGGTCTGAAACCTACGCAAGACTGTGGGGCGGAAAGCGTGGCGCTCTCGCTGACCCAGCACTGA
- a CDS encoding helix-turn-helix domain-containing protein, producing MMDTQQSKRALIADRLREARKMAGLSQGQVAKLLNMHRPTVSEIEAGNRKVSAEELGAFAETYDVTVPWLMGETPEQLDIDDPRLQLAARELSKLKSEDLDKLLRLLASMRDSNDKTGDA from the coding sequence ATGATGGATACACAGCAGTCAAAGCGCGCTCTAATCGCAGATCGATTGCGGGAAGCCAGAAAAATGGCTGGCTTGTCGCAAGGGCAAGTCGCCAAATTGCTTAATATGCACAGGCCAACTGTATCTGAGATTGAAGCAGGTAATCGTAAGGTGTCTGCAGAAGAGTTAGGAGCGTTCGCAGAAACCTATGATGTCACTGTTCCGTGGCTGATGGGGGAGACACCTGAGCAGTTAGACATTGATGATCCTCGCCTGCAGCTCGCGGCAAGAGAACTGAGCAAACTTAAATCTGAGGATTTAGATAAATTGCTTAGGCTTTTAGCTTCGATGAGGGATTCAAATGATAAAACGGGAGACGCCTGA
- a CDS encoding tautomerase family protein, whose protein sequence is MPFVSLRITRDGVTPEQKAQVIAEFTETLERVLHKRPDLTHIVIEEVDTDNWGYAGITTTEYRKSQA, encoded by the coding sequence ATGCCATTTGTCAGCCTGCGTATCACCCGTGATGGCGTTACCCCTGAGCAAAAAGCCCAGGTCATCGCTGAGTTCACCGAAACCCTCGAACGCGTCCTGCACAAACGCCCGGACCTGACCCACATCGTCATCGAAGAAGTCGATACCGATAACTGGGGCTACGCCGGCATCACCACCACCGAATACCGCAAATCCCAAGCCTGA
- a CDS encoding SDR family NAD(P)-dependent oxidoreductase, translated as MKKVVIITGASQGIGAAVVQAYRALNYRVVATSRSIQPSTDPDILTVAGDIADPATAQRVIRETLATFGRIDSLINNAGIFIAKPFTAYTQEDYANVLAVNLNGFFYITQLAIAEMEKNHAGHIVNVTTSLADHAIDGVPSVLANLSKGGLNSATKSLAIEYAKRGIRVNAVSPGIIKTPMHGAETHAALGQLHPVGHMGEVSDIAQAIVYLERAGFVTGEILHVDGGQSAGH; from the coding sequence ATGAAAAAAGTTGTCATCATCACCGGCGCATCCCAAGGTATCGGCGCCGCCGTGGTCCAGGCTTACCGCGCCCTCAACTACCGCGTAGTCGCCACGTCGCGCTCGATCCAGCCTTCCACTGACCCGGACATCCTCACCGTCGCCGGCGACATCGCCGACCCGGCCACCGCCCAGCGCGTCATCCGCGAAACCCTGGCCACCTTCGGGCGCATCGACAGCCTGATCAACAACGCCGGTATCTTCATCGCCAAGCCGTTCACGGCCTACACCCAGGAGGACTACGCCAATGTGCTCGCAGTGAACCTCAACGGCTTCTTCTACATCACCCAACTCGCCATTGCCGAGATGGAAAAGAACCACGCCGGTCACATCGTCAACGTCACCACCAGCCTGGCGGACCACGCCATTGACGGCGTGCCGTCGGTGCTCGCCAACCTCTCCAAAGGCGGGCTGAATTCAGCGACCAAGTCCCTGGCGATCGAGTACGCCAAGCGTGGCATCCGGGTGAACGCGGTGAGCCCAGGGATCATCAAGACGCCGATGCACGGCGCAGAAACCCACGCGGCGCTGGGGCAATTGCACCCGGTCGGGCATATGGGGGAAGTGAGTGATATCGCCCAGGCGATCGTCTATCTGGAACGTGCTGGGTTTGTCACCGGCGAGATTCTGCATGTTGACGGTGGGCAAAGCGCGGGTCATTGA
- a CDS encoding thymidylate synthase, producing MTKRIAVVDGPLLINEDSLSKAWAKAILHVIGHTGHEIAPLVLSFTGFDETGKANEHAGVRAALDQLLSANDHRSVSDVAHTIFPQRIWQIAQGNRAYFYSLYQDVFPRYRAMNAKGNRRGLYFERLIDYKRGPNDGNQLEWILSQYNGRAGVRRSMFQASIFDPERDHIADAQLQFPCMQQISFEPTKDGLVVNAFYATQQLFVKAYGNYLGIAQLGAFMANEMNMKLSRVNVIVGVAKLERITKTNEALDPLIAECKKCIEGELLESDVRASEVGAVA from the coding sequence ATGACTAAACGAATTGCTGTTGTGGACGGACCATTGCTGATAAATGAGGATAGCCTTTCAAAGGCTTGGGCCAAGGCTATCTTGCATGTAATTGGGCATACCGGTCATGAGATCGCACCTTTAGTACTAAGCTTCACTGGTTTCGATGAGACAGGTAAAGCGAACGAGCATGCTGGCGTGAGAGCTGCCCTGGATCAATTGTTGAGCGCAAATGATCACAGATCTGTGTCTGATGTAGCTCATACTATTTTTCCACAGCGTATTTGGCAAATCGCACAGGGCAATCGAGCCTATTTTTACTCGTTGTATCAAGATGTGTTCCCCAGGTATCGAGCGATGAATGCAAAGGGGAATCGACGCGGTCTGTATTTTGAACGACTTATAGATTACAAACGCGGTCCAAATGACGGCAATCAGTTGGAATGGATACTCTCTCAGTATAATGGCAGAGCTGGAGTGAGGAGGTCGATGTTTCAAGCCAGCATATTCGATCCTGAGAGAGACCATATAGCGGATGCACAGCTTCAGTTTCCATGCATGCAACAAATCAGCTTTGAGCCTACTAAAGATGGATTGGTTGTAAATGCTTTCTATGCAACGCAGCAGTTATTTGTCAAGGCGTATGGCAACTATTTGGGGATTGCTCAGCTAGGTGCGTTTATGGCCAATGAAATGAACATGAAGTTGAGCCGAGTAAATGTCATTGTTGGTGTGGCTAAGCTCGAGAGAATAACAAAGACCAATGAAGCGTTAGATCCGTTAATAGCGGAATGTAAGAAATGTATTGAGGGCGAACTATTAGAGTCTGATGTGAGAGCTTCTGAAGTCGGGGCTGTGGCGTGA
- a CDS encoding ImmA/IrrE family metallo-endopeptidase, with the protein MSAETGQKSSTVQALAMKGMQASITARTKAGIDLKSPICIYDLCEKLKVIVRFNDINMEGMYDREPKPRIHLSSLRPLARRAFTCAHELGHHIFGHGSTIDELNDSQLSSASRPPEEVLADAFGAFVLMPTLGVKEAFHLRNLDPNKASPLELFAIACSFGVGQATLVNHLAYALKLINPVRRDQLGKVTPKAIRSEILGEVVSEPLTIVDHHWLSPTLDMEEGALVLLPAGVALDITVLMPEKELASGRLFRATKTGITRVVLPGTSWALYVRVSRKRYVGLARFRHLEDASDD; encoded by the coding sequence ATGAGTGCAGAGACAGGGCAAAAATCGTCTACCGTCCAGGCATTGGCAATGAAAGGCATGCAGGCATCAATTACTGCGAGAACTAAAGCAGGAATCGACCTAAAAAGTCCAATATGCATATATGACCTTTGTGAAAAATTAAAAGTAATAGTGCGTTTCAATGACATAAACATGGAGGGCATGTACGACCGAGAGCCAAAGCCGAGAATTCACCTCTCATCCTTGAGGCCTTTGGCTCGCAGAGCTTTTACATGTGCGCATGAGCTTGGGCACCATATCTTTGGACACGGCTCAACGATAGACGAACTTAATGATAGCCAGTTGAGTAGTGCAAGCCGTCCACCAGAAGAAGTACTTGCAGATGCGTTCGGAGCATTTGTTCTAATGCCGACACTGGGGGTAAAAGAAGCATTTCATTTAAGAAACTTAGATCCTAATAAAGCTAGTCCTTTGGAGCTTTTTGCCATCGCATGTAGTTTTGGGGTGGGGCAAGCAACGCTTGTCAATCACTTAGCTTATGCGCTGAAACTGATAAACCCGGTTCGACGAGATCAATTGGGAAAAGTTACTCCTAAAGCAATCAGATCAGAAATACTGGGCGAAGTAGTATCTGAGCCCCTTACAATCGTGGATCACCATTGGCTTTCCCCGACGCTCGACATGGAAGAGGGCGCACTCGTTTTGTTACCGGCTGGCGTCGCATTAGATATCACCGTATTGATGCCAGAGAAGGAGCTTGCGAGTGGTAGGCTATTCAGAGCAACGAAAACTGGTATCACGAGAGTAGTACTACCGGGTACATCTTGGGCGCTTTATGTAAGGGTCTCTCGCAAAAGATATGTTGGCTTAGCTCGGTTTCGCCATTTGGAGGATGCATCTGATGACTAA
- a CDS encoding AraC family transcriptional regulator — translation MNPLENLIIHPEMQLEGLAKGDLLSQVLAQIRLTGDRVYACTLADAQTLDLDEKSAHICVLQQGQLQLDVADQPAQNLNPGDVILLPHGPAGLVMTAVDGATSVVICRFWFDASSFQAMLFALPRLIHIPHAEAAAWAEGILHFMLLEAHDTQPGGALMISRLIDLVVIRILRTWVQQGVASGWLGGLSDARIARALKALHETPGTQWRIDALAEIAGMSRSNFCERFTTLVGRSPLRYQNEWRLTLAKTMLSRQDGRIGEIGFAIGYESEAAFSRAYKAFFGRSPREDNARPG, via the coding sequence ATGAATCCCTTGGAAAACTTGATCATTCATCCGGAAATGCAACTGGAAGGGCTGGCCAAGGGCGATTTGCTGTCCCAGGTGCTGGCGCAGATCCGTCTGACGGGCGACCGCGTTTATGCCTGCACGCTTGCGGACGCGCAGACCCTCGATCTTGATGAAAAGAGCGCGCATATCTGCGTGCTTCAGCAAGGCCAACTGCAGTTGGACGTGGCCGATCAACCGGCACAGAATTTGAACCCAGGCGATGTCATCCTGCTGCCCCACGGTCCTGCGGGCCTCGTGATGACGGCGGTGGATGGGGCCACCAGCGTGGTCATCTGCCGCTTCTGGTTCGACGCGAGCAGTTTCCAGGCCATGCTGTTTGCCCTGCCGCGGCTGATTCATATCCCGCACGCTGAAGCTGCCGCCTGGGCGGAAGGCATCCTGCATTTCATGCTGCTTGAAGCCCATGACACGCAACCGGGCGGTGCGTTGATGATTTCGCGCCTGATCGACTTAGTGGTGATTCGCATCCTGCGCACCTGGGTGCAGCAGGGTGTTGCTTCTGGATGGCTGGGTGGGCTGTCGGATGCACGTATCGCCCGAGCGCTGAAGGCCCTTCACGAAACGCCGGGCACGCAGTGGCGTATCGACGCGCTGGCGGAAATTGCGGGGATGTCACGCTCGAACTTCTGTGAACGCTTCACTACGCTGGTCGGGCGCTCGCCGCTGCGTTATCAAAATGAATGGCGCCTGACCCTGGCGAAAACCATGCTGTCCAGACAGGACGGTCGCATTGGCGAAATCGGCTTTGCAATTGGCTATGAATCCGAGGCGGCGTTCAGCCGAGCTTACAAAGCCTTTTTTGGTCGCTCGCCACGAGAGGACAACGCCCGGCCGGGTTAG
- a CDS encoding MipA/OmpV family protein: protein MTTLGGSNVFKHPTTLITGITLAVAMALPAYADDSNSEPSVTVGGGLAVGPLYEGSSHYAAFPSLKLKAVLPTENWGKFTAAFPDGLRWDLPGLSPFGVALLLGYDQGRKERIHTLGGRDDYLKGMGNLDSTALIGAEAYWILPAGRLFVRGLQASESRNYGGENLGRTKYLEAGFATAYALSSTLTLDSTLYGTWSNENDMMARYGVTAQQAARTQFDEYHPGGGMRDVTLKLGLTWQWQPQLALEGGLKTYALVSDARNSPLTGEKVGAGAYLNALYRF from the coding sequence ATGACAACGCTCGGTGGTTCAAACGTGTTCAAGCATCCGACGACACTCATTACAGGTATCACTCTCGCCGTGGCGATGGCGTTACCAGCGTACGCAGACGACTCAAACAGCGAGCCGTCCGTCACGGTTGGCGGCGGACTGGCGGTCGGCCCGTTGTACGAAGGTTCGTCGCACTACGCGGCGTTTCCGTCACTGAAACTCAAGGCCGTGTTGCCGACTGAAAACTGGGGCAAGTTCACCGCGGCCTTCCCGGACGGGCTGCGCTGGGACTTGCCGGGGCTATCGCCCTTCGGCGTAGCGCTGCTGTTGGGGTACGACCAGGGGCGCAAAGAAAGAATCCACACCCTGGGCGGCCGTGACGACTACCTCAAGGGCATGGGCAACCTGGACAGCACGGCCCTGATCGGCGCAGAAGCCTACTGGATCCTGCCCGCCGGGCGCCTGTTCGTTCGCGGCCTGCAAGCCAGCGAAAGTCGCAACTACGGCGGCGAAAACCTCGGCCGTACCAAATACCTGGAAGCCGGCTTCGCCACCGCCTACGCACTGTCTTCGACGTTAACCCTGGACTCGACGCTGTACGGCACCTGGAGCAATGAGAACGACATGATGGCCCGCTATGGCGTCACGGCCCAACAAGCCGCGCGCACCCAGTTCGATGAATACCACCCCGGCGGCGGCATGCGTGACGTGACCTTGAAGCTCGGCCTCACCTGGCAATGGCAGCCACAGTTGGCGCTGGAAGGCGGCCTCAAGACCTACGCCCTGGTCTCCGACGCACGCAACAGCCCGCTGACGGGTGAAAAGGTGGGCGCAGGCGCCTATCTGAATGCCTTGTACCGATTCTGA